The genomic region CCACACCGAACTGCGCGGCCCAGTCCAACTCGGTGTAGTGTGCGAGAATTGCGTATGGCGATGCGAGCGTAAAGCTCGTACCCAGACTCGGGCCCTTGGCACAAGGAAGCGTATCGTagaacgcgcgcgcggcggccgtaCTCGTGAACGTGAGGGAGAAGAGGCCACCGAAGCCACCCGCCCCGTGcgacggcgtgcgcgcACACGCAGCGTACAGCTCGGGTGTCTCGTAGCGCGGGTAGTATACGCGCTTGAtgaccttgtcctcgccagGACCGGCCATGAGGCTTACCGAGTGGAGGTACTCTGTAATGGCGAAGGCATTGTCGTTGACGCGTCTGATGCGGCCGCGGTAGTCGCGGCTGTTACGCTCCATGTACACCGCATCTTCGGGGTAGTAGTTGTCCTCGTAGTCCTTGTCCAACGCTGCCTTGAGCACCGCATATTGCGAACTCTTGGGGTTGAGAATGAGCGAACCGCCCATGACGTTCGAGTCGCCGCTGAAGATCTTGGTGAgactcgacgccgccatgTCTGCGTACGGCAGAACATCCACGTTTAAGAAGTTGCCGATCGtctcgtcgatgacgatgacaaAGCCGTACTGATCCGCAAGAGCGCGAAGACGGGCGAGGTCCGGAGAGCGGATGAGAGGGTTGGATGGGAACTCGCAGAAGAGAGCGAGGATCGGGgcctcgccggccttgtcgttctccgcgaggaggacctcgaggtccttgacAGCACTCGTgtcaccgaggccgaggaagtGACACCCTGCACCCCACTTCTGCAAGATCTTGAGCGTGTCCGTATACGGGAAGCCAAAGCAGACGCTCTTGCCTTCGGGCTTGCCGCTTGCCTGCCGCGCCAACATTGCGACGCGGTGAGCGTGCCAGATCGCGCTCATGCCGCCAGGGAAGAGGTAGACGTCGTCGGGGGTCACACCGCGtgcgacctcggcgtcggcctgcCCGAACTCTTCGTCGGAGGGGAGAAGGCCACCAGCAATGCGGCGCTTGAGGGCCTGCTTGGCGAGCGGTGCGTTGAAAAGTGGGAGGTTCCGCCCATACCGCTCCTCAACGTACGTTCCGAGGTCggccacctcggcgtctGGTCCCGAGACGCCTTGGGATGCGGGCGCGGGCGTGTTTACACCCTTCGTCATACGCGCGTAGTGGCGGTTACGGGAGTACCCACCCCGCGCGGGACCGGAGGGCGTAGGGGGCGTAGGGGGCGTAGACGGATTCTGCGCGCCGGCCGGCGCTTCGCCGAGGAAAGCGAGAGCGCGCTCAGCCATGCGGGACGAGATACCGTCACCCGTGTGCTGCCAGAACTgcttggcggcgggccAGTCACCCTTGGCGAAAAGCATGATCTGGAGCTCAAGGCAGTCGATAGCGGTTACGGCCTCCTTCGCCGAAGGGAGTGCGTTCGCACCGGGACACACGACGAATTCGGCAGCACGGGAGGACACCGGAGGCGTGCGCGACGCGAGAaagtcgcgcgcctccgcAGCGACTTTGGGCGAGGGGAAGAGCATGCAAAGTTCCTCGTCGGGGTTACCGAACTTAGCGAGGCAAAGGGCCGCGAGCTGATGTGAGCGGACGTGTCCACGGTTTCCATTTCCCCGGCCCAGCGTCGCTCCTCAACAATAGCCCTTCTGGCTGATCAACAGCGGTCGACGCGGCTGGACCAGCTGCTCCTCCCCATTCCGAAAACACACCCACACGCAGCTTGGAATTGGTGCGGGCCGGTAGGCTGCTTACAAAGCCCACCAACTTGGGATCGCCCATCACACTTCGGCTAACACCATCACTCCATCACACATCACGCGTCGCTCTCTTCCAACCCATCT from Cutaneotrichosporon cavernicola HIS019 DNA, chromosome: 2 harbors:
- the STR2 gene encoding uncharacterized protein (Cys/Met metabolism PLP-dependent enzyme); translated protein: MSAAATPAASAQIPLGSSVPPHTPHAISVSLPYWDDNIGYEEGEKRVVDRMETGYPRFFIHRSVQKLAALCLAKFGNPDEELCMLFPSPKVAAEARDFLASRTPPVSSRAAEFVVCPGANALPSAKEAVTAIDCLELQIMLFAKGDWPAAKQFWQHTGDGISSRMAERALAFLGEAPAGAQNPSTPPTPPTPSGPARGGYSRNRHYARMTKGVNTPAPASQGVSGPDAEVADLGTYVEERYGRNLPLFNAPLAKQALKRRIAGGLLPSDEEFGQADAEVARGVTPDDVYLFPGGMSAIWHAHRVAMLARQASGKPEGKSVCFGFPYTDTLKILQKWGAGCHFLGLGDTSAVKDLEVLLAENDKAGEAPILALFCEFPSNPLIRSPDLARLRALADQYGFVIVIDETIGNFLNVDVLPYADMAASSLTKIFSGDSNVMGGSLILNPKSSQYAVLKAALDKDYEDNYYPEDAVYMERNSRDYRGRIRRVNDNAFAITEYLHSVSLMAGPGEDKVIKRVYYPRYETPELYAACARTPSHGAGGFGGLFSLTFTSTAAARAFYDTLPCAKGPSLGTSFTLASPYAILAHYTELDWAAQFGVERDLVRISIGQEDLPKLRGWFEASIKAAQAAQAAETAPA